The following proteins are co-located in the Gavia stellata isolate bGavSte3 chromosome 18, bGavSte3.hap2, whole genome shotgun sequence genome:
- the LOC132318658 gene encoding interleukin-9 receptor-like: MGRDERQLGLQLCITALLLFGGGRGRELPGSLSCLNNYVTTVNCMWATEERVGDGPFHLHFTNLWSKGHNASCKLTARESTQNEYHCTIHLASQILETDGYRVSLQGNFFGHNHTYITFPEYNPRKHIKLDPPLNIQSNVTASKCQIWWSVPWYLVEILQYELQYKEYSMSWEIALNKTPPSSLPQIEIEATELRSGVAYIARVRCKVSENEDSYHSQWSEWSQTTVFQRAGVPELPEKILNTRTIQFLFIPLSFGTLLYLFWNCRLSSRAKSLSCFNIPTPAAFFQPLYNLHDGNFKDWVGPNETCSHLRREEASKSNKVTADGVSDPNTQELISQISLKPMESTNLDAAEENFVFASGPSQQYVPSRYVRAEEIEVRLGLLLAQNHADDGLLLAQNHADDTVGLKISEIIKANLESPSTGRDYPSHSQHGKGDFLMLQEPLEIANVSFNSGDYCTLCDNDTTGGLIPAELLKLSNGNSLVKHQNDQSDLP; this comes from the exons ATGGGAAGAGATGAGCGGCAGCTGGGCCTCCAGCTGTGCAtcactgctctgctgctctttggtggaggaagagggagag AGCTCCCTGGCAGCCTGAGCTGCCTGAATAACTACGTGACTACTGTGAACTGCATGTGGGCAACGGAGGAGCGCGTGGGCGATGGACCTTTCCACTTGCATTTCACCAA CCTCTGGTCAAAGGGCCACAACGCCAGCTGCAAACTGACTGCCAGAGAGAGCACACAGAATGAGTACCACTGCACAATCCATTTAGCCAGCCAAATCTTGGAAACAGATGGTTATAGAGTCTCCCTCCAAGGCAACTTCTTTGGACATAATCACACGTACATTACCTTTCCAGAGTACAATCCCCGCAAGCACA TAAAACTTGATCCACCTTTGAACATCCAGAGCAACGTCACCGCCAGCAAGTGTCAGATATGGTGGAGTGTGCCTTGGTATCTCGTTGAAATTCTTCAATATGAGTTGCAGTATAAGGAGTACAGCATGTCCTGGGAG ATCGCATTGAACAAGACACCACCCAGTTCACTGCCACAGATAGAAATTGAAGCCACAGAGCTTCGCAGTGGCGTTGCTTACATTGCACGAGTTCGCTGcaaagtttctgaaaatgagGATTCGTACCATAGTCAGTGGAGTGAGTGGAGCCAGACAACAGTGTTTCAAAGAGCAG GTGTACCAGAACTGCCTGAAAAGATCCTAAATACCAGAACTATCCAGTTCTTGTTCATTCCTCTGAGTTTTGGCACACTACTCTATTTATTTTGGAATTGCAGGCTTTCTTCAAG GGCAAAAAGTCTCTCCTGCTTTaacattcccacgccagctgctTTCTTTCAGCCACTCTATAATTTGCACGATGGGAATTTTAAG GACTGGGTTGGACCTAATGAGACATGTAGCCACCTCAGAAGAGAAGAGGCCAGCAAATCGAACAAAGTGACTGCAGATGGAGTTTCTGATCCAAACACCCAAGAACTGATTTCCCAGATCTCCTTGAAACCTATGGAAAGCACAAATCTggatgctgcagaagaaaactttGTATTTGCCTCAGGTCCAAGCCAGCAGTATGTCCCCAGCAGGTATGTAAGAGCAGAAGAGATAGAAGTGAGGCTCGGACTATTGCTTGCACAAAACCATGCTGATGATGGACTATTGCTTGCACAAAACCATGCTGATGATACAGTTGGCCTGAAAATCTCTGAAATAATTAAAGCCAACCTTGAGAGCCCTAGCACGGGAAGGGATTATCCCTCTCACTCACAGCATGGAAAGGGTGACTTCCTTATGCTTCAGGAACCTTTAGAGATAGCAAACGTGTCCTTCAACAGTGGTGACTATTGTACCTTGTGTGACAATGATACCACAGGAGGTTTGATTCCTGCTGAACTGCTGAAGCTCTCCAACGGTAATAGTCTTGTCAAACATCAAAATGATCAGAGTGACCTTCCCTGA